taatggttttcaaagttatctaaaaaagataatccgataatgacaacattatcttcaataattagcagattagcagaactgtgcccaccactgctgctggGTGGTGgtgagtatgcttttaagtttagcaAACCGGGCTGAacagtttgtgctgacactcccactcCAGccgtgtttgtgcaggctgtcccaGACgttgtcaaatcctgcgatatcatgcaggggttgaaacaagactgtgctgccccaCAGCACCTTTAGAACTATGTGTACTGAGAAACATGgcgatgtgttcaatacttattttacctgctgtatatagtggattccagaattgcctggcgaggtcagccagaggtcaattatTTTGGTAAAGgtaaaggtcattggggtcaaatgtcagattgttgtAGTCCTGAATGTCTTCCTTCCTACTGGTACAATTGTCTTCCCATTAAAAAAGTGAGATTGGTTAATGACCGTGATGATTCCATCCCGTCCATGTGTCACTCTGAAACATTTTGTTTTATCTTCTTTTCCAGAATCTGCAGCCTTTTTTCCTGAAAACAGCACTGGTCTGAACTTCGTCTTTGTTTTTCCAGAGAACATCGTCTATTATTACTCTGCTCAGTCCCTCAATCAGTTCCAAGTAACAGCTTTCTTTAATGACACCCAGATCAGTGTCTTCTCATCCACAGTTTCATCAAAGACTCTGAACGCAGGACAGACTGAGGTTTTCCTGATCGATCCTCTGATGGCCCTGAAGAAGGAACATGTGTCCAACAAAACCGTTCAAATCAAAAGCAGCAAACACGTCGTGGTCCACGTCATCATTCACAGGAATAACAGTGTGCAAACTGCTGTGGTGATGCCAACTGACAAACTGAGCACAGATTACATCATCCCACAGGTGCCCACAATCAGAGGAACCACGGCACCCTGGGATTCCGGCGTAAATAATGCAACTGAAAAAGGTCCATTTCGAGTCATTGTAATCAATACAGACAAACAGAACTCTGTAACTCTGGAGAGCAAAGTGGACAAACCTGGCAGTAATTTTGAACTTCAGCCATACCAGAGCAAACAGTTCTGGGTAACTGAACAAGGACAAGAGCAAACTCTGACAGCCACAGAGCCGGTGGCAGTTTACTTTGGCCATCCGTGTGCCATCCGCTACAACTGCACGTGTGGCCTGCTTTACACTGTGCTGACACCAGCTGAAGACAACACGCTGAAGTTCTTCATTGCTCAAGATCTGGTAGAAGATGCTGGAAAAGAAACATCTGTGCTTGTGTCAGGGAAAGAATCCACCAcaatccaaacctttgaccagaaGTCTCCTCTGGTGGAAGTCTCTGGTTCAGCTATCCTTTACCGGCCTGGATTGCTCCTCAACCTGATCTCAGAAAATGACTTTGCATCCTGTTTTACAATCAGTGGCATCAAAGATATGGAAAACTTTGCTGTAATTGTTGTGCACAAGGACTATAAGAATGGAATCTGCCTGGGAAATGAACCGCTCCAGGATCCAAACTGGCAGGAGCTGATGGGTACTGAGTACACATCCACCAAGGTTAAACTGCAGTTGGGGACAAACGTCATCTGGCACAAGTCTTTCAAAGTAGCTGTTTATTTCTTAGGACAGAAGGGCAACACTGTGTTTGGGAACTCGGCAGCCCTCGTCAGCAAGAACCCAGGTACAGAGCAGTTTGGATTTAGCTACTATTGATTTGTTCGACACACAGGATGGACGATTTCAAAAATGCGTtcaagcagtggtgtccaaagtgttccagaaagggccaagagggagaGGGACCCGTCTGCTCATTTTGAGCAGACGGGTCAAgttcatcagtaaaatcacctgctggagtcagtggctgcaaagaaaacctgctccctctcagccctttctggagcactttggacaccactgctttaaAGTTTTGATTAAAAAACGGCTTCATCTGGGCAGGAATCATTTTCATTTCTGTTTCTCTCTTTCCTGTGTGCTCATCACTAGATTTCAGAGGTTGCAGCTTATCCCCAGAAATCCTGGATATCGGTAATGAGGCAGGTGGCTGGCGTGAGTCCTTGAAGTACTGCAAGGACAAGAACCTGGACCTGATCAGCCTCCCCACACCTGCGTTGCAGAATCACATCATGAGGAAGCTGAACCAGACCAAAATCGGCAACAAGCAGGTGTGGATCGGCTTTCGAATGAGCTCCTTGAACGGGGAGTGGTACTGGATGAACAGCGAAGCTGTCAGCTACACCAACTGGGAGGAGGGGAAGCCCAGCGGGGCGGACAGTCGCCTGTGTGCCATGATGAGTCTGGAAACCGGCAAGAACTTCAGCTGGCACAATGAGGACTGCTGCACACACGCCCATCCTCTGTGCTACAAAGCACCAATGTTCTTACCTCTGTAGCACAACAGCCCGGCGGGCGAACAGGAAACCTGTACGTCCTCCACATGTAACCTTGAACACGAGATGAAGAGTCAAATAAAATAGAATAGTCCTTATTGTCACTGTATGGGGGGGGTTACAATGCAATTGGGGTGCTCCCACAGAGCTCCTGTACACAACAAAAAGaacaagacatcatatatatacgaggtctgttagaaaagtatcgtacctttctatttttttcaaaaactatatggatttgattcatatgtttttacgtcagccaagcttgaaccttcgtgcgcatgcatgagtttttccatgcctgtcggttgcgtcattcgcctgtgggcaggctttgagtgagcactgctccacccctctcgttgttgtttcattatcaggaaatggcggaatgatttgggctttttttttccatcagaattttttcagaaactgttagagacaagcagctggaaaccattcgaaaaatttatctggcttttggtgaaaattttacgggcttcacagagaataaggagtcatactacagctttaagaacagcccacaatggcgcacggcgcaccgcgctctgagccgccatcaagaggcagaaaccaccacatcatttctaaacggatggctctgtggatccgagaccgtcgtgtgcactttctctggttatcacaagagctggacatcagccattttctggcagatttcacttttaacaagagattttgtcatggaaagccgcgcagaggcttcgcgcatcacgatggattcgctgatgaagcgagacaaaggacacctccgtttcggagtgttagaggacaagttgggacatgtctatctcggctttcagtggcttaccagtcaagtgagtataagagaaattgtggagagctgggcatgtcccaactgggCATGTCTCTGGCAGCCGCACACACCAGGtacattttaaatgaaaaaatgCGCAGCTTAACTCGCACGCCGACCATATCTTGTCCCATAaaagcatgtcgtgattcagcatcacaaaatatacattaacctGTTGGTTGGTGATATTGTCAGGAAAAGTGACACATTTTCATAAcaagagcacaaattcattcaaatgCATTCTGTGATGGAATAAGAAGTGAtgcaggggggtctgggggggcgggttatggttagggttagggtagggGGAGGGGTAGACATAGTAAGATAAAAATACTCCATCATAAAACGAGTGacattttcatgatgggagcacaaaaaaagttatgagactgggttgcacatGCGGCATGCACTGGCCCGTTCAGATtgcaattaaagtgcaccctagctagctgctactatgtagtaagtaagTGTGATGcttctacctgacctgagtagcaTGTGAACTGAGAATAAGGGTTCCAGTGAGCGCGTCGTGATTGTAATTAAAGAGCacgtacgctttcaacctaagggccacaGTGACCCCCCGTACCCCAGTCAGCACAGCAGGTTTGGTGTGGATTACTTAATTACTGAGGCTGTGcatagtgcacacacacacacacacacacacacatacacagtcagCTTCATATATTAGATAAAGTACAGTTTAAAACATGTCCGTAAACATTTatagcagtgattgtgaacactggggcacaGAAACTGTTAAGCTGCTAAAGGTGGGAGGAGGTATGTGGGGTTGTTTGTCCGGGTGGGGGGAGGTGTTTatgggagtaggtctgtgggtgagtgtgtgtgtgtccataggTGTTTGCAGTACGTATGGCCCAGGAGAAGAAGCTGGTTATCAGCCTGCTCGTGTGGGACTTTGTTCACCTGAAGCGTCTCCCGGAGGGCATCAAGGCAAACGGGGTGGGCAGGGTGTGTGGGGTCTCCTGTGATGCCCTTGTTTTGCCGCAGGCAGCAGGATGTGACAATGTTTTTCAGGCTGGGCAGAGGGTAGCCAATGATCTTTAGGGCAGTGTTTCTGACCCTCTGCACCACCTTTCTGTCCTCGGCTGTGGAGCCTATGTACCACACACCCAGACAGTGAGTGAGTACGTTCCCCACCGAAGCAtgatagaaggccagcagcagcttcaTGTCAAAGATATAAAAGACAAAAAAGGTGCAAAATAGCGGGGAGTCTCAAGCCGCTGCGTCTATACGCGCCACCATCTTGAAACACAAAGTGCACCTCAGGACAAAatgttggcacattggagagtagAAGCAAGGATTTTACTGGAAGCACTCTGTCCACTCACATATTGAAGATATGGAAATATTGAAGATTCCTAACATGTATGGATACGTTTGAGCAAACCTGTTCAAGAATTTGGGAGGAATGATGACTTTCTAGGATTCAATTAGTGAAATTTGGAATTTCAGACTCTCATCAATAAAGGCATAAAATGATATAGGTCATGGTCAAACACTAGTGTCAAGGTTAATCTTCGCTCTTctaagatacaaaaaaaaaaatgacatgacaAACTTAACAAAGTGAGATATATCTGTGATGCATATTACACtagaaaaattaactttgatcctTTTCCATTAGtttgtacaaccctaattccaatgaagttgggacgttgtgtaaaatgtaaataaaaacagaatacaatgattttcaaatcctcttcaacctatattcaattgaatacactacaaagacaagatatttaatgttcaaactaataaactttattgttttgtgtaaatatttgctcattttaaaatggatgtttcaaaaaagctgggatggggcaacaaaagactgggaaagttgatgaatgctcaaagaacacctgtttggaaacaggtgagtgtcattattatataacagtttaagaacaatgtttctcaacgttcaattgcaaggaatttagggattccttcatctacagtccataatataatcagaagattgagagaatctggagaactttctacacataagcagcaagaccgaaaaccaacactgaatgaccgtgaccttcaatccctctggcggcactgctttaaaaaccgacatcattgtgtaattaATCTTAccccatgggctcaggaacacttcagaaaaccattgtcagctaacacagttcgtcactatatCTACTGTAGGAtgacaaggatttgcaaatcattgtattgtttttatttacattttacacaatgtcccaacttcattggaattggggttgtataatattaCTTTCagtaacagacagacaggtgtaTTTTCGACAactttatgttatgtgtcggacgcagcccggagaaccgaccagcgtttgaaggacccagtataaaataagcagagcacggtacaaaggataacagagtttaatgaacataacagtgctgtgaaaaaatataaaagtgcgcggtctggcgtggtggtttttgcggtgcgctcccagcagcgccaacggtccggagccagaaccaattcggacccaaggaccccgccgacaccccccaggtggccgcgacaaaccgagtctgtgaaagaaggaatcattatgtgagtccacactcaacacacagagagaacgctcaaaggtgtacaaacagcaaacacttcctggcttaattgcaaatcagcttcccaccctgcaggcatagaacaccctgttcacaaaactccactgcagtggaagctgatttaaacgaccaacatacagctcaatataataaggtgtgagggacaccacatttactgactatataaatgttagtcacaaaatctaacgtacctcaggaagtgtgctgacgagcgtgagac
The Thalassophryne amazonica chromosome 7, fThaAma1.1, whole genome shotgun sequence genome window above contains:
- the LOC117513211 gene encoding uncharacterized protein LOC117513211, with amino-acid sequence MSLFLVLILFLLPAVNPESAAFFPENSTGLNFVFVFPENIVYYYSAQSLNQFQVTAFFNDTQISVFSSTVSSKTLNAGQTEVFLIDPLMALKKEHVSNKTVQIKSSKHVVVHVIIHRNNSVQTAVVMPTDKLSTDYIIPQVPTIRGTTAPWDSGVNNATEKGPFRVIVINTDKQNSVTLESKVDKPGSNFELQPYQSKQFWVTEQGQEQTLTATEPVAVYFGHPCAIRYNCTCGLLYTVLTPAEDNTLKFFIAQDLVEDAGKETSVLVSGKESTTIQTFDQKSPLVEVSGSAILYRPGLLLNLISENDFASCFTISGIKDMENFAVIVVHKDYKNGICLGNEPLQDPNWQELMGTEYTSTKVKLQLGTNVIWHKSFKVAVYFLGQKGNTVFGNSAALVSKNPDFRGCSLSPEILDIGNEAGGWRESLKYCKDKNLDLISLPTPALQNHIMRKLNQTKIGNKQVWIGFRMSSLNGEWYWMNSEAVSYTNWEEGKPSGADSRLCAMMSLETGKNFSWHNEDCCTHAHPLCYKAPMFLPL